A stretch of the Rhizomicrobium sp. genome encodes the following:
- a CDS encoding altronate dehydratase family protein, producing the protein MSAREAEAVRLHPDDNVVVAPARIAKGDRVAREDVVAIDSIPMGHKIATHAIAAGTLVRKYGQVIGVATADIAPGAHVHVHNIAMSEERSAAAPQGNAWARTEPARTFQGYRRKDGRAGVRNYVGVLTSVNCSATVARHIAEAAERSGLLDAFPNVDGIVPITHTSGCGMAGSGEAYDILRRTLWGTAANPNFGAIMLVGLGCEVLQIDRLKEQHFGDGRDFHAYTIQDVGGTKRAIEEGLERLRAILPELNRQERTAIPASELVLGLQCGGSDAWSGVTSNPALGNASDRLVALGGTVILSETPEIYGAEHLLHARAVSPEVSARLDARMAWWEHYTRIHGAEMNNNPSPGNKAGGLTTILEKSLGAVAKSGTSPLTDVIGYAEPLRTRGLVFMDSPGFDPCSATGQVASGATMIAFTTGRGSAYGCKPSPSIKLASNSAIYEKMKDDIDIDCGTIASGAASIEQKGGEILDNLLAVASGRQSKSEALGYGGVEFVPWQIGAVM; encoded by the coding sequence ATGAGTGCGCGCGAGGCCGAAGCGGTCCGGCTGCATCCGGACGACAATGTCGTCGTCGCGCCGGCCCGCATCGCCAAGGGCGACCGGGTCGCGCGCGAAGATGTCGTCGCGATCGACTCGATTCCGATGGGCCACAAGATCGCGACGCATGCGATCGCGGCCGGCACGCTGGTGCGCAAATACGGCCAGGTGATCGGCGTCGCGACGGCGGACATCGCGCCCGGCGCGCATGTCCATGTCCACAACATCGCGATGTCGGAGGAACGCAGCGCCGCCGCACCGCAGGGCAATGCCTGGGCGCGCACCGAGCCGGCCCGGACGTTCCAGGGCTATCGCCGCAAGGACGGCCGCGCCGGCGTGCGCAATTATGTCGGGGTGCTGACCAGCGTGAACTGCTCGGCCACGGTGGCGCGCCACATCGCGGAGGCGGCGGAGCGCAGCGGATTGCTCGACGCGTTCCCGAACGTCGACGGCATCGTGCCGATCACCCATACGAGCGGCTGCGGCATGGCGGGCAGCGGCGAAGCCTATGACATCCTGCGCCGCACCTTGTGGGGCACGGCCGCCAATCCGAATTTCGGCGCGATCATGCTGGTCGGATTGGGCTGCGAAGTGCTGCAGATCGACCGCCTGAAGGAACAGCATTTCGGCGACGGCCGCGATTTCCACGCCTACACGATCCAGGATGTCGGCGGTACGAAGCGCGCCATCGAGGAAGGTCTGGAGCGGCTGCGGGCGATCCTGCCGGAGCTCAACCGGCAGGAACGGACGGCGATCCCGGCCAGCGAACTGGTGCTGGGCCTGCAATGCGGCGGCTCCGATGCCTGGTCGGGCGTGACCTCGAACCCGGCGCTGGGCAACGCCTCGGACCGGCTGGTGGCGCTGGGCGGCACCGTGATCCTGTCGGAGACGCCGGAGATCTATGGCGCCGAGCACCTGCTGCACGCCCGCGCCGTGTCGCCGGAGGTGTCGGCGCGGCTGGACGCGCGGATGGCGTGGTGGGAGCACTACACCCGCATCCACGGCGCGGAGATGAACAACAATCCCTCGCCCGGCAACAAGGCCGGCGGGCTGACCACGATCCTCGAGAAATCGCTGGGCGCGGTGGCGAAGTCGGGGACCTCGCCGCTCACCGACGTGATCGGCTATGCCGAGCCGCTGCGCACCCGCGGCCTGGTGTTCATGGACTCGCCGGGCTTCGATCCCTGCAGCGCGACCGGCCAGGTGGCGTCCGGCGCGACGATGATCGCCTTCACCACCGGCCGCGGTTCGGCCTATGGCTGCAAGCCCTCGCCCTCGATCAAGCTCGCCTCGAACAGCGCGATCTACGAGAAGATGAAGGACGACATCGACATCGATTGCGGCACGATCGCGAGCGGCGCGGCGAGCATCGAACAGAAGGGCGGCGAGATCCTCGACAACCTGCTCGCCGTCGCCTCGGGCCGGCAGAGCAAGAGCGAAGCCCTCGGCTATGGCGGCGTCGAATTCGTGCCCTGGCAGATCGGCGCGGTGATGTGA
- a CDS encoding PIG-L family deacetylase, whose translation MTHILAFHAHPDDIETLGAGTLALLAANGHRITLATMTAGDCGSTEYSLEETARIRQAEAAESAKMIGAEYRCAGVPDLAVFNDDATRRRTTELIRSVQPQIVITASPADYHPDHEATSVLVRDACFASTVVNYKTGPSEALVHIPHLYFMDPIEGRDRDGHTVAADFAVDVTAHRAVKRAMLECHASQHRWVSKQHGVSDFTQAMERFMAKRGKAFGVEYAEGFRQYTGTPYPRSGALQELVGAAVLQARS comes from the coding sequence ATGACGCATATCCTCGCCTTCCATGCCCATCCGGACGACATCGAGACGCTGGGCGCCGGTACGCTGGCTTTGCTGGCGGCGAACGGCCATCGCATCACCCTCGCCACCATGACCGCGGGCGATTGCGGCTCGACGGAATATTCGCTGGAAGAGACCGCGCGCATCCGCCAGGCGGAAGCCGCGGAATCCGCAAAGATGATCGGCGCCGAGTATCGCTGCGCCGGGGTGCCCGACTTGGCGGTGTTCAACGACGACGCGACGCGGCGGCGCACGACGGAGCTGATCCGCAGCGTGCAGCCGCAGATCGTGATCACCGCCTCGCCCGCCGACTATCACCCCGACCACGAAGCGACCAGCGTGCTGGTGCGCGATGCCTGCTTCGCCTCCACCGTCGTGAACTACAAGACCGGCCCGTCCGAGGCGCTGGTCCACATCCCGCACCTCTACTTCATGGACCCGATCGAGGGCCGTGACCGCGACGGCCATACGGTCGCCGCCGATTTCGCGGTGGACGTCACGGCGCACCGGGCGGTCAAGCGCGCCATGCTCGAATGCCATGCCAGCCAGCACCGCTGGGTGAGCAAGCAGCATGGGGTGAGCGACTTCACCCAGGCGATGGAGCGATTCATGGCCAAGCGCGGCAAGGCGTTTGGCGTGGAGTATGCGGAAGGCTTTCGGCAATATACGGGTACGCCTTATCCGAGATCGGGTGCCTTGCAGGAGCTGGTCGGCGCGGCGGTGTTGCAAGCGCGTTCATAA
- a CDS encoding TIGR03862 family flavoprotein: protein MKTAAIIGAGPAGLMAAEVLSAGGMAVTVHDRMPSPGRKFLMAGRGGLNLTHSEDFEIFLTRYGTAAVKLRPMLEAFPPAALIAWANGLGQETFVGSSGRVFPKAMKASPLLRAWLKRLEEQGVRFRMRHEWAGFGDGSADVTVLAMGGASWPRLGSDGAWVSHMDVPVAPLRPANGGFDVAWTPYFRERFAGQPLKNIALRFGGRSVRGEAMVTSYGLEGGAIYALSSALREGLPARIEIDLRPDQSEDQIAARLARPRGRASLSTFLRKAVNLSPLEIALLRAGGPGARIKAVPLTLTAAQPLARAISTAGGVTFDAVDDGLMLKAHPGIHVVGEMLDWEAPTGGYLLQACFSTGAFAARAILDRIGA, encoded by the coding sequence ATGAAAACCGCCGCCATCATCGGAGCCGGCCCCGCGGGCCTGATGGCCGCCGAGGTGCTGAGCGCCGGCGGCATGGCCGTGACGGTCCATGATCGCATGCCGTCGCCGGGCCGCAAGTTCCTGATGGCGGGGCGGGGTGGGCTCAATTTGACCCATTCGGAGGACTTCGAGATATTCCTGACGCGCTATGGCACCGCCGCGGTGAAGCTGCGCCCGATGCTGGAAGCGTTTCCGCCCGCTGCCCTGATCGCCTGGGCGAATGGCCTGGGGCAGGAAACCTTTGTGGGCTCCAGCGGGCGGGTCTTTCCCAAGGCGATGAAGGCTTCGCCGCTGCTGCGCGCCTGGCTGAAGCGCCTGGAAGAGCAGGGCGTGCGGTTTCGCATGCGGCATGAATGGGCCGGCTTCGGCGACGGCAGCGCGGACGTCACCGTGCTGGCGATGGGCGGGGCGAGCTGGCCGCGGCTTGGCTCCGATGGGGCATGGGTTTCGCATATGGACGTTCCGGTGGCGCCGTTGCGCCCGGCCAATGGTGGATTCGACGTGGCGTGGACGCCGTATTTCCGCGAGCGTTTCGCCGGCCAGCCGCTCAAGAATATCGCGCTGCGCTTTGGCGGCCGTTCGGTGCGTGGCGAGGCGATGGTGACCTCTTACGGACTCGAAGGCGGCGCGATCTATGCGCTGTCGTCGGCGTTGCGCGAGGGATTGCCGGCGCGGATCGAGATCGATCTTCGGCCGGATCAAAGCGAAGACCAGATCGCCGCCCGGCTGGCGCGGCCGCGCGGCAGAGCGAGCCTCTCGACCTTCCTGCGCAAGGCGGTGAACCTCTCGCCGCTGGAGATCGCGCTGCTGCGCGCGGGCGGCCCAGGCGCGCGGATCAAGGCGGTGCCGCTGACGCTGACCGCCGCGCAGCCGCTGGCGCGCGCGATCTCGACGGCGGGCGGCGTGACGTTCGATGCGGTGGATGATGGTCTGATGCTGAAGGCGCATCCGGGGATCCATGTCGTGGGCGAAATGCTGGACTGGGAGGCGCCGACCGGCGGCTATCTGCTGCAAGCGTGTTTCTCCACCGGCGCGTTTGCGGCGCGGGCCATCCTGGATAGGATCGGCGCATGA
- a CDS encoding NAD(P)/FAD-dependent oxidoreductase, translated as MLRLSEIKLPLDHGPDALKAAILAKLRVPAKDLKSFTVFKRGVDARKKSAILYAYTVDVEVADETAVLKRLARDPHVVPTPDLAYKFVAHAPAAPFKRPVVIGAGPCGLFAALILAQSGFRPIVLERGKAVRERTKDTWGLWRRSVLDPESNVQFGEGGAGTFSDGKLYSQIKDPRHLGRKVLTEFVKAGAPEEILTEAHPHIGTFRLVTMVESLRATIESLGGEYRFRHRVTDLDIDADRQVRGVVLADGSSIETDHVVLAVGHSARDVFAMLVARSVDLEAKPFSIGFRIEHPQSLIDKARYGRSIKELGAAEYRLVHHAANGRSVYSFCMCPGGTVVAATSEEGRVATNGMSQYSRNERNANSGIVVGITPADYPEHVLAGVDLQRRWESKAFEAGGSTYNAPAQRVGDFLAGRASTAMGTVTPSYRPGVQWTDLSDCLPDYAVAAIREALPAFGRQIPGFAMEDAVLTGVETRTSSPIRVRRDADFRSLNTKGLYPAGEGAGFAGGILSAGVDGIKVAEAVAKSIAG; from the coding sequence ATGCTCCGCCTGTCCGAAATCAAGCTGCCGCTCGACCATGGGCCGGACGCGCTCAAAGCCGCGATCCTCGCCAAGCTTCGCGTACCGGCAAAGGACCTGAAAAGCTTCACCGTGTTCAAGCGCGGCGTCGATGCGCGCAAGAAATCGGCGATCCTCTACGCCTATACCGTCGATGTGGAGGTCGCCGACGAAACGGCCGTCCTCAAGCGCCTGGCGCGCGATCCGCACGTCGTGCCGACGCCCGACCTCGCCTACAAATTCGTCGCGCACGCGCCGGCGGCGCCGTTCAAGCGTCCCGTCGTGATCGGCGCAGGCCCTTGCGGGCTGTTCGCGGCGCTGATCCTGGCGCAATCGGGCTTCCGTCCCATCGTGCTGGAGCGCGGCAAGGCGGTGCGCGAGCGCACCAAGGACACCTGGGGCCTGTGGCGGCGCTCGGTGCTCGATCCGGAGTCCAACGTCCAGTTCGGGGAGGGCGGCGCCGGCACCTTCTCCGACGGCAAGCTCTACAGCCAGATCAAGGACCCGCGCCATCTGGGCCGCAAGGTGCTGACCGAGTTCGTCAAGGCCGGCGCGCCCGAGGAGATCCTCACCGAGGCGCATCCCCATATCGGCACCTTCCGGCTGGTGACGATGGTGGAGTCGCTGCGCGCGACCATCGAGAGCCTCGGCGGCGAATACCGCTTCCGCCACCGCGTCACCGATCTCGACATCGATGCGGACCGGCAGGTGCGCGGCGTGGTGCTGGCGGACGGTTCGAGCATCGAGACCGATCACGTCGTGCTCGCCGTCGGGCACAGCGCCCGCGACGTGTTCGCGATGCTGGTCGCGCGGAGCGTCGACCTCGAGGCCAAGCCGTTCTCCATCGGATTTCGCATCGAGCATCCGCAATCGCTGATCGACAAGGCGCGCTATGGCCGCTCGATCAAGGAACTGGGAGCCGCCGAATACCGCCTGGTGCATCACGCCGCCAATGGCCGCTCGGTCTACAGCTTCTGCATGTGCCCCGGCGGCACGGTGGTGGCGGCGACCAGCGAGGAAGGCCGCGTCGCGACCAACGGGATGAGCCAGTATTCACGCAACGAGCGCAACGCCAATTCCGGAATCGTCGTGGGCATCACGCCGGCGGACTACCCCGAGCACGTGCTGGCGGGCGTCGACCTGCAGCGCCGCTGGGAGAGCAAGGCGTTCGAGGCCGGGGGCAGCACCTACAACGCACCGGCGCAGCGCGTCGGCGATTTCCTCGCGGGGCGCGCGTCGACCGCCATGGGCACAGTGACACCGTCCTATCGCCCCGGTGTGCAGTGGACCGATCTCTCCGATTGCCTGCCGGACTATGCCGTCGCGGCGATCCGCGAGGCGTTGCCGGCGTTCGGGCGGCAGATCCCGGGCTTTGCGATGGAGGACGCGGTGCTGACCGGCGTGGAGACCCGCACCTCGTCGCCGATCCGCGTCCGACGCGACGCCGATTTCCGGAGCCTCAACACCAAGGGCCTCTATCCGGCCGGAGAAGGCGCGGGCTTCGCCGGCGGCATCCTCTCGGCAGGCGTCGACGGCATCAAAGTGGCCGAGGCCGTGGCGAAGAGCATCGCCGGCTGA
- a CDS encoding L,D-transpeptidase translates to MAAIGIAAMGVIAAAPFFSAVRVTFRPDIAVHAVRIASNAALGFAMDGTQPAAPQKQPQPVVVPDPATAQQADAADRLRAKIPAGLYPYFDVYLYVSKAASGALAQHMYIFHKDAANGLAFEQSFPVSTGRERHEKYFTATPAGLFELDPDRFERIHYSHTWHGAAMPYAMFLDAVIRGRQTGVALHSATTHTAELGSRASGGCVRLPPEKAAELFERFQASEHGMVPVFAYDAAQRRTDGDGRLLRDAAGRPVLVPGYRVLLFIEDYDGGPALVAVVA, encoded by the coding sequence GTGGCTGCGATTGGCATCGCCGCGATGGGTGTTATCGCTGCAGCGCCGTTTTTTTCCGCCGTCCGTGTGACCTTTCGCCCCGACATCGCGGTCCACGCGGTGCGGATCGCTTCGAATGCGGCGCTCGGCTTCGCCATGGACGGTACCCAGCCGGCCGCACCCCAGAAGCAGCCGCAGCCCGTCGTCGTCCCCGATCCCGCGACGGCGCAGCAGGCCGATGCGGCAGACCGGTTGCGCGCCAAGATCCCGGCCGGTCTCTATCCCTATTTCGACGTCTATCTCTATGTCAGCAAGGCGGCCTCCGGCGCACTGGCGCAGCACATGTATATCTTCCACAAGGACGCGGCGAACGGCCTGGCCTTCGAGCAGAGCTTTCCCGTCTCCACTGGGCGCGAGCGGCATGAGAAGTACTTCACTGCCACGCCGGCCGGCCTGTTCGAACTCGATCCCGACCGCTTCGAGCGCATCCACTATTCCCACACCTGGCACGGCGCGGCGATGCCCTATGCGATGTTTCTCGATGCGGTGATCCGCGGCCGCCAGACCGGCGTCGCATTGCATTCGGCGACGACCCACACCGCCGAGCTCGGCAGCCGCGCTTCGGGGGGCTGCGTGCGCCTGCCGCCCGAGAAGGCGGCGGAGCTGTTCGAGCGCTTCCAGGCGAGCGAGCATGGCATGGTGCCGGTCTTTGCCTACGACGCCGCGCAACGCCGCACCGACGGCGACGGACGCCTGCTGCGCGACGCCGCCGGCCGGCCGGTCCTGGTGCCGGGCTATCGTGTGCTGTTGTTCATCGAGGACTATGACGGCGGTCCGGCATTGGTCGCAGTGGTCGCCTGA
- a CDS encoding glutathione S-transferase family protein, translated as MKLHQTYLSPFPTRVRLVLYAKGLDIPFVEPSGIHDGSGKGGYLEINPLGRVPTLELDDGRTLPESEVICEYLEDAYPAPTLRPADPWARAQVRLIARLCDFYLVMAMVPLFTAAGLPRKRWDLAKIDHALAEVKKSLDYIEHYVGGDGYAVGNSLTQADGALAPQLLLAFEWAPKLFGRPSPESALPKLSAYWKAIPHDPIAGRVIRETYDAIAAAQGRVPKDKQIQS; from the coding sequence ATGAAACTGCATCAGACCTATCTCTCGCCCTTCCCGACCCGGGTGCGGCTGGTGCTCTACGCCAAGGGCCTCGACATCCCCTTCGTCGAGCCGTCCGGCATCCATGACGGCAGCGGCAAGGGCGGGTATCTCGAGATCAATCCACTCGGCCGCGTACCGACGCTGGAACTGGACGACGGCCGCACGCTGCCGGAGTCCGAGGTCATCTGCGAATATCTCGAGGACGCCTATCCGGCGCCGACGCTGCGGCCGGCCGATCCCTGGGCGCGAGCCCAGGTCCGCCTGATCGCGCGGCTCTGCGATTTCTATCTGGTGATGGCGATGGTGCCGCTGTTCACCGCTGCCGGCCTGCCGCGCAAGAGATGGGATCTCGCAAAGATCGACCATGCGCTGGCCGAGGTGAAAAAGTCGCTGGACTATATCGAGCACTACGTCGGCGGCGACGGCTATGCGGTGGGCAATTCCCTGACCCAGGCCGATGGCGCGCTGGCGCCGCAGCTCCTGCTGGCCTTTGAATGGGCGCCGAAGCTGTTCGGCCGCCCGAGCCCGGAAAGCGCATTGCCGAAGCTCTCGGCCTATTGGAAAGCGATCCCGCACGATCCCATCGCCGGCCGGGTGATCCGCGAGACCTATGACGCGATCGCCGCGGCGCAGGGCCGGGTGCCGAAGGACAAGCAGATCCAGTCGTGA
- a CDS encoding acyl-CoA dehydrogenase family protein, with product MNLDLSTEEICFRDEVRAFLDAALTPELCEAGRRATSVFMDKRYSLAWQKILHAKGWAAPSWPRQFGGTGWSDMQRHIFAAECARAGAPALAPMGLRMVGPCIMRYGTETQKAHYLPRILSGEDYWCQGYSEPGSGSDLASLQLKAVSDGDDYVLNGSKIWTTHAHWANRMFCLVRTRSDGKAQAGITFLLLDMAAPGITVKPIITLAGEHEVNQVFFDDVRVPKSGRLGEENDGWTVAKYLLEFERGGGSGAGLKIALGRIRDLAAIEIGDDGTRLIDDESFAARLAAAAIAVEAIAMTEHRVMSALSAGKNPGPASSMLKMQGTEAMQRLDALAVEAVGVYAAVDQPEARLPGSNTVPVGPPEGLLAMARYLNNRAASIYGGSNEIQRDIVARLVLGL from the coding sequence ATGAATCTCGATCTTTCCACTGAGGAAATCTGCTTTCGCGACGAAGTGCGCGCGTTTCTCGATGCCGCGCTGACGCCTGAGCTGTGCGAGGCCGGCCGCCGCGCGACCTCGGTCTTCATGGACAAGCGCTACAGCCTCGCCTGGCAGAAGATCCTGCACGCCAAGGGCTGGGCGGCGCCGAGCTGGCCCCGCCAATTCGGCGGCACCGGCTGGAGCGACATGCAGCGCCATATCTTCGCTGCCGAATGCGCGCGTGCGGGCGCGCCGGCCCTGGCGCCGATGGGGCTTCGCATGGTCGGACCCTGCATCATGCGCTACGGCACCGAGACGCAAAAAGCCCACTATCTGCCGCGCATCCTGTCCGGCGAGGACTATTGGTGCCAGGGCTATTCCGAGCCGGGCTCGGGCTCCGACCTCGCTTCGCTGCAGCTGAAGGCGGTGAGCGACGGCGATGACTACGTCCTCAACGGCTCGAAGATCTGGACGACGCATGCCCATTGGGCGAACCGCATGTTCTGCCTCGTGCGCACCAGGTCGGACGGCAAGGCGCAGGCGGGCATCACCTTCCTGCTGCTCGACATGGCGGCGCCGGGCATCACGGTGAAGCCGATCATCACCCTGGCCGGCGAGCATGAGGTGAACCAGGTCTTCTTCGACGACGTCCGCGTGCCGAAATCCGGCCGGCTCGGGGAAGAGAATGACGGCTGGACGGTCGCGAAATATCTCCTGGAGTTCGAGCGCGGCGGCGGTTCGGGCGCCGGCCTGAAGATCGCGCTCGGCCGCATCCGCGACCTGGCGGCGATCGAGATCGGCGACGACGGCACACGGCTGATCGACGACGAATCCTTCGCCGCGCGCCTGGCCGCCGCCGCCATCGCAGTGGAAGCCATCGCGATGACCGAGCATCGCGTGATGAGCGCGCTCAGCGCCGGCAAGAATCCCGGTCCGGCCTCCTCGATGCTCAAGATGCAGGGCACCGAGGCGATGCAGCGCCTCGACGCGCTCGCGGTCGAAGCGGTCGGCGTCTACGCCGCCGTGGACCAGCCCGAGGCGCGTCTTCCGGGCTCGAACACCGTGCCCGTCGGACCGCCGGAGGGCCTGCTGGCGATGGCGCGCTATCTCAACAACCGGGCCGCTTCGATCTATGGCGGGTCGAACGAGATCCAGCGTGATATCGTCGCCCGTCTCGTGCTGGGGTTGTGA
- a CDS encoding YaiI/YqxD family protein — translation MLEIYVDGDACPVKAEVERVAERHALPVVIVSNGGLRPSRNPLVQHVTVAAGADAADDWIVENAGEGDVVITADIPLASRALGKGARVLGPTGKPFTEASIGVALGMRDLHRHLREATPGGQTFNAGFTKQDRSRFLGALENEVQAIKRKFPRST, via the coding sequence GTGCTTGAGATCTATGTCGACGGCGACGCCTGCCCGGTGAAGGCGGAGGTCGAGCGGGTGGCCGAGCGGCACGCCCTGCCGGTCGTCATCGTCAGCAATGGCGGTCTGCGGCCCAGCCGCAACCCGCTGGTGCAGCACGTCACCGTCGCGGCGGGGGCCGACGCCGCCGACGACTGGATCGTCGAGAATGCCGGCGAGGGTGATGTCGTGATCACGGCGGACATCCCGCTGGCGTCGCGCGCGCTGGGCAAGGGCGCACGCGTGCTGGGACCGACCGGCAAGCCCTTCACCGAGGCGAGCATCGGCGTGGCGCTCGGCATGCGCGACCTGCACCGCCATCTGCGCGAAGCGACGCCCGGCGGCCAGACCTTCAACGCCGGCTTCACCAAGCAGGACCGTTCGCGATTCCTCGGCGCGCTCGAAAATGAAGTGCAGGCAATCAAGCGAAAATTTCCGCGCTCCACTTGA
- a CDS encoding DEAD/DEAH box helicase, which produces MNTTFESLGLSEPLLRALNEENYTHPTPIQTRAIPALLAGRDLLGIAQTGTGKTAAFGLPLLQRLSENRTRPEPKGTRALILAPTRELAVQIDQSLKTYGRHLGLRQAVILGGVSQNAQVNAMRGGVDILVATPGRLLDLVKQNHIRLDRAQVLIVDEADRMLDMGFIKDVRRIVGMLPKDRQSMLFSATMPGEVVQLIGDMLRQPERVEVSPPTVTADRIEQRVIHIAQKDKRTLLSHLLRDDAFKRVIVFTRTKHIANRVSEHLEKQGFATDAIHGNKSQNARQRALDGFKSGQVRVLVATDIAARGVDVDNITHVINFELPNEPESYVHRIGRTARAGSEGIAISFCDPAERSQLRDIERLVKRQLPVVEHGLAPDALAAAGSVNEMPRSFGHKKPPENSYKRPKRRFQPRGSRRAA; this is translated from the coding sequence TTGAACACGACTTTCGAATCCCTCGGCCTTTCCGAGCCGCTCCTGCGCGCCCTGAACGAGGAGAACTACACCCATCCGACCCCGATCCAGACCCGCGCGATCCCCGCGCTGCTGGCCGGCCGCGACCTGCTCGGCATTGCCCAGACCGGCACCGGCAAGACCGCCGCGTTCGGCTTGCCGCTGCTCCAGCGCCTGAGCGAGAATCGCACCCGGCCCGAGCCGAAAGGCACCCGCGCCCTGATCCTCGCACCGACCCGCGAGCTCGCGGTCCAGATCGACCAGAGCCTGAAGACCTATGGCCGCCATCTGGGCCTGCGCCAGGCCGTGATCCTGGGCGGCGTCAGCCAGAACGCCCAGGTCAATGCCATGCGGGGCGGCGTCGACATCCTCGTCGCCACGCCGGGCCGCCTGCTCGACCTCGTCAAGCAGAACCACATCCGTCTCGACCGCGCTCAGGTCCTCATCGTCGACGAGGCCGACCGGATGCTCGACATGGGCTTCATCAAGGATGTCCGCCGCATCGTCGGGATGCTGCCCAAGGACCGCCAGTCGATGCTGTTCTCCGCCACCATGCCGGGCGAAGTCGTCCAGCTGATCGGCGATATGCTGCGCCAGCCCGAGCGCGTCGAAGTCTCGCCGCCGACCGTCACCGCCGATCGCATCGAACAGCGCGTGATCCATATCGCCCAGAAGGACAAGCGCACGCTGCTCAGCCATCTGCTGCGCGACGACGCCTTCAAGCGCGTCATCGTCTTCACGCGGACCAAGCACATCGCCAACCGGGTCAGCGAGCATCTGGAGAAACAGGGCTTCGCGACCGATGCCATCCACGGCAACAAGTCGCAGAACGCCCGCCAGCGCGCGCTCGACGGCTTCAAGTCCGGGCAGGTGCGCGTCCTCGTCGCCACCGACATCGCGGCCCGCGGCGTCGATGTCGACAACATCACGCATGTCATCAATTTCGAGCTGCCCAACGAGCCTGAAAGCTATGTCCACCGCATCGGCCGCACCGCGCGCGCCGGCTCGGAGGGCATCGCGATCTCGTTCTGCGATCCGGCCGAGCGCAGCCAGCTGCGCGACATCGAGCGGCTGGTGAAGCGCCAGCTTCCGGTCGTCGAGCACGGCCTGGCGCCCGACGCACTGGCCGCCGCCGGGAGCGTCAACGAGATGCCGCGTTCCTTCGGCCACAAGAAGCCGCCGGAGAACAGCTACAAGCGCCCCAAGCGCCGCTTCCAGCCGCGCGGCAGCCGCCGGGCCGCTTAG
- a CDS encoding cold shock domain-containing protein yields MHSVDLSTADSGGGGGGPRGPRRDFGDSGGGRRGGGGRFGGGDQFGGGDRFGGGDRFGGGDRFGGGDRFGGGDRFGGGGGGGGRFGGGRERDAGPSGPMVEGKVKFFNDQKGFGFVMPDSGSGDVYIHASALRRSGVQVLEPEQRIRYSTRQGQKGVEVDRVEVI; encoded by the coding sequence GTGCACAGCGTCGATCTCAGCACCGCTGACTCGGGCGGTGGCGGTGGCGGACCGCGCGGTCCCCGTCGCGACTTCGGGGACAGCGGCGGTGGCCGGCGCGGCGGTGGCGGACGCTTCGGCGGCGGCGACCAGTTCGGTGGCGGCGATCGCTTCGGTGGTGGCGACCGGTTCGGTGGCGGAGACCGTTTCGGCGGCGGGGATCGCTTCGGTGGCGGCGACCGGTTCGGTGGCGGCGGCGGTGGCGGTGGACGCTTCGGCGGTGGCCGCGAGCGCGATGCCGGGCCTTCGGGTCCCATGGTCGAAGGCAAGGTCAAGTTCTTCAACGACCAGAAGGGCTTCGGCTTTGTGATGCCGGACAGCGGCAGCGGCGACGTCTACATCCATGCCAGCGCGCTCCGGCGCTCCGGCGTGCAGGTCCTGGAACCGGAACAGCGTATTCGCTATTCCACCCGCCAGGGCCAAAAGGGTGTCGAAGTCGACCGCGTCGAGGTCATCTAA
- a CDS encoding PadR family transcriptional regulator, giving the protein MDVRTICLGILTRCDATGYEIKKLFEDDGYEHFVEASFGSIYPALNRLTDEGYVSVRSEAQEKRPDRKVYSITPAGRSAFIASLLKPLPEDRHRSPFVFAMLFADMLPASRVTGMLDGYIAQIEQKLAHLKAHDCASQSSGERFVAGYGRTVYEAILEFLRGHRAEIEKEQLAQAAE; this is encoded by the coding sequence ATGGATGTCCGCACGATCTGCTTGGGGATTCTGACCCGGTGCGACGCCACAGGCTATGAAATCAAGAAGTTGTTCGAGGACGACGGCTACGAGCATTTCGTCGAAGCCAGCTTCGGATCGATCTATCCCGCGCTGAACCGTCTGACCGATGAAGGCTATGTCTCCGTCCGCTCCGAAGCGCAGGAGAAGCGACCGGACCGCAAGGTCTATTCCATCACACCGGCCGGGCGCTCGGCCTTCATCGCTTCACTGCTCAAGCCGCTGCCGGAAGACCGTCACCGCTCGCCCTTCGTGTTCGCCATGCTGTTCGCCGACATGCTGCCGGCGAGCCGCGTGACGGGCATGCTGGACGGCTATATCGCGCAAATCGAGCAGAAGCTCGCGCATCTGAAAGCCCATGATTGCGCATCCCAGTCGAGCGGCGAGCGCTTCGTCGCCGGCTATGGACGCACGGTCTATGAGGCGATCCTGGAATTCCTCCGCGGCCATCGGGCGGAGATCGAAAAAGAACAACTGGCCCAAGCGGCCGAATAG